A DNA window from Parabacteroides johnsonii DSM 18315 contains the following coding sequences:
- a CDS encoding TrkH family potassium uptake protein — translation MDIKHLQFSFRMYWANMKGLLNMAAEGIILVASLASLFILVYQFGFKYSAHVTHMLEASRVYLLLAFFTGISLRYILKFKEIIQEKMLYLDIGIYFFLFAVLSGKVFFKEAIHQSLPYLSFLTEPLFVYFLLLLLSAIHLSRQTFTLLQSHIKPSLLFLLSFVFVILVGSGLLMLPNATIHGIHFVDALFISTTSVCVTGLTTVDVATTFTHTGHIIIMFLIQIGGIGVMTFTSFFALSFMGHSSFTSKLVLKDMLNEDRVNGLFRVILNILFVTLFIEGVGAYLIYLDIKGALPGGTQEEVFYAVFHAVSAFCNAGISTLSGNMYDPLVAQKYNLHVWIALLIVFGGLGFPIVFNYLKLLRHLLVNTFKIVIGQQKHYIHTPRIININTYIVVISTLVLLSGGTFFYYLLEMDNTLAGLPFRGQLANAFLGAVTPRTAGFCVADMGTLTTGTLMLTLILMIIGAAPMSTGGGLKVTTVCVALLTAHNAARGKENVEIRKREISPETIRRAFATIVFYFCWLGLAVWVLSITEKDVSVFTLTFEVVSALSTVGLSLNFSPLLSISGKLVIIFTMLVGRIGILTFFISFYKEYKKKNYTYPQENILM, via the coding sequence ATGGATATCAAACATCTACAGTTCTCATTCCGAATGTACTGGGCGAATATGAAGGGTTTGCTAAATATGGCGGCCGAAGGGATCATACTTGTTGCCTCACTCGCCTCCCTTTTCATCCTGGTCTATCAGTTCGGATTCAAATATTCGGCCCATGTCACCCATATGCTGGAAGCCAGCCGGGTTTATCTCCTGCTGGCTTTCTTTACGGGAATATCGCTCCGGTATATTTTAAAATTCAAAGAGATCATACAAGAGAAGATGCTATACCTGGATATCGGCATTTATTTTTTCCTCTTTGCCGTACTATCAGGCAAAGTATTCTTCAAAGAAGCTATCCATCAGTCGTTGCCTTACCTCAGTTTCCTCACGGAACCACTGTTCGTCTATTTCCTCCTGCTGTTGCTGAGCGCCATCCATTTGTCACGTCAGACATTCACACTGTTGCAAAGCCATATCAAGCCGTCCCTCCTGTTCCTGCTGAGCTTCGTGTTTGTCATTCTTGTCGGTTCGGGACTGCTGATGTTGCCAAACGCCACAATACACGGGATTCATTTCGTAGACGCCCTGTTCATCTCGACCACCTCCGTCTGCGTGACCGGACTGACAACAGTCGACGTAGCAACGACCTTCACACATACGGGACATATCATCATCATGTTCCTTATCCAGATCGGCGGTATAGGAGTCATGACTTTCACCAGCTTTTTCGCCCTTTCTTTCATGGGGCATTCATCTTTCACCAGCAAGCTCGTACTGAAAGACATGTTGAACGAAGACCGGGTGAACGGACTGTTCCGGGTGATCCTTAATATCCTGTTCGTGACACTGTTTATCGAAGGCGTAGGGGCCTATCTGATTTATTTGGACATAAAAGGGGCTTTGCCGGGAGGCACACAGGAAGAAGTGTTCTATGCTGTGTTTCATGCCGTTTCAGCTTTCTGTAATGCAGGAATCTCGACTCTGAGTGGAAACATGTATGATCCGCTGGTCGCCCAAAAGTACAACCTGCATGTCTGGATCGCCCTGCTCATCGTATTCGGCGGGTTAGGTTTCCCGATCGTCTTCAACTACCTGAAGTTGTTACGACATCTGCTTGTCAATACATTCAAGATCGTGATCGGACAGCAGAAGCATTATATCCATACTCCCCGAATTATCAATATCAACACATACATCGTAGTGATCAGTACGTTGGTACTGCTTTCCGGCGGTACCTTTTTCTACTATTTGCTGGAAATGGACAATACACTCGCCGGATTGCCATTCAGGGGACAGCTTGCCAATGCATTCCTAGGAGCCGTCACCCCGCGTACGGCCGGATTCTGCGTTGCGGATATGGGGACGCTGACTACCGGAACACTCATGCTGACACTGATCCTGATGATAATAGGTGCCGCTCCCATGTCTACCGGCGGCGGCTTGAAAGTAACGACCGTCTGTGTCGCCCTGCTGACCGCACACAACGCCGCCCGCGGAAAAGAGAATGTGGAAATCCGCAAACGTGAAATATCACCGGAAACCATACGCAGGGCTTTCGCCACAATCGTTTTCTATTTCTGCTGGCTGGGATTGGCCGTCTGGGTACTGTCCATTACCGAAAAAGACGTATCGGTCTTCACCTTAACCTTCGAGGTCGTGTCGGCACTCAGCACGGTAGGGTTAAGTTTGAATTTCAGCCCGTTGCTGAGTATTTCGGGAAAACTGGTCATCATCTTCACCATGTTGGTCGGGCGTATCGGTATACTGACTTTCTTTATCAGTTTCTACAAGGAATACAAAAAGAAGAATTACACCTATCCACAGGAAAATATATTAATGTAA
- a CDS encoding NUDIX hydrolase encodes METLKNKREMFYPHVSVDCVLLGTNEDKLCVLLVERQVAGSNEKHYKLPGSLIYESEDLDTAAYRVLNEATGLKRVALKQFRSFGSPARTKNKEDVQWLENASKMKITRIVTVAYLALCKFGKKMTMGEMSDTLIWAPVNELPHLPFDHKEIVEAAGEEIRRWVDVEPGIVFDYLPSKFTAYQLRRIFEIIYNKTIDVRNFHKKMTAMEYVVQTDEVETGVNHRAARYYRFDKVKYNKLHSKFNKI; translated from the coding sequence ATGGAAACACTGAAAAATAAGCGTGAAATGTTTTATCCACACGTTTCGGTCGATTGCGTATTGCTTGGGACAAACGAAGATAAATTGTGTGTGTTGCTTGTCGAAAGACAAGTTGCCGGTAGTAACGAGAAACACTACAAATTGCCGGGAAGCCTGATTTATGAGAGTGAAGATCTGGATACGGCCGCTTACCGGGTCTTAAACGAAGCGACAGGTCTTAAACGTGTTGCCCTGAAACAGTTCCGCAGTTTCGGGTCTCCTGCCCGTACCAAGAATAAAGAGGATGTGCAATGGCTGGAAAATGCTTCCAAGATGAAAATCACACGGATCGTGACGGTCGCTTATCTGGCGTTGTGTAAGTTTGGGAAGAAAATGACGATGGGAGAGATGTCCGATACTCTTATCTGGGCACCTGTCAATGAATTGCCACATCTGCCATTTGACCATAAGGAGATTGTTGAAGCTGCCGGCGAGGAGATACGTCGGTGGGTGGATGTCGAACCGGGTATCGTTTTCGATTATCTTCCGTCAAAGTTTACAGCCTATCAGTTGCGGCGCATTTTCGAGATCATTTATAATAAGACGATAGATGTACGCAACTTCCATAAAAAGATGACGGCGATGGAATATGTCGTACAGACGGATGAGGTGGAAACGGGTGTGAACCACCGGGCGGCCCGTTATTATCGATTCGACAAGGTAAAGTATAACAAGTTACATTCGAAGTTTAATAAGATATAA
- a CDS encoding hemolysin family protein, with product MEIFIIIGLILLNGLLSMSEIALVSARKARLEVEAKRGTKSAKTALKLANEPDRFLSTIQIGITLIGILTGLYSGEAFAYDLAEHVRRIPFLEPYALVVSKTTIVVIVTYLTLIMGELVPKRIGMGYAERVSMLVAKPMNILSLIASPFVWLLSKSTALTVKLIGTDATEENRVTEEEIKAIVKEGFDVGEVQEVEQDIVERVFNLGDRNVGSIMTHRSELVWLDLTDSIEQIREKVQENLFNIYPVAAGKFDDIKGVVYLKDLFGRIDEPDFSLSQVIRPAEFMPENQSVYNALEQFKQARVKYGIVTDEFGGIQGIVTLKDIMEGLIGQVPDVGEEAEVVERSDGTWLVDGQYSFYDFLEYFDMEDLYAEHDYNTLSGLILEILERVPKTGEKLSWLNFEFEIVDMDGARIDKVLVSKIPQKE from the coding sequence ATGGAAATATTTATAATTATTGGTCTTATCTTATTGAATGGCCTTCTTTCTATGTCGGAAATTGCTTTGGTGTCGGCACGTAAGGCGCGCCTCGAAGTAGAAGCAAAACGTGGTACCAAATCTGCCAAAACAGCTTTGAAGCTGGCAAACGAACCGGACCGGTTTCTTTCAACTATCCAGATCGGGATTACGCTTATCGGTATTTTGACCGGTTTATATTCGGGTGAGGCTTTTGCCTATGACCTGGCCGAGCATGTCCGCCGCATTCCTTTTCTGGAACCTTATGCATTGGTTGTTTCCAAAACCACAATTGTTGTGATCGTCACTTATCTGACACTGATTATGGGTGAGTTGGTCCCCAAACGTATCGGTATGGGCTATGCGGAGCGGGTGTCGATGTTGGTTGCCAAGCCGATGAATATCCTCTCGCTGATCGCTTCGCCTTTCGTATGGCTGTTATCCAAGAGTACGGCGTTGACCGTTAAACTGATCGGAACTGATGCGACTGAGGAAAACAGGGTGACGGAGGAGGAGATCAAGGCGATTGTCAAAGAAGGCTTTGATGTCGGCGAAGTGCAGGAGGTCGAACAGGATATCGTGGAACGCGTGTTTAACTTGGGCGACCGTAATGTCGGATCTATTATGACACACCGCAGCGAGCTTGTATGGCTGGACTTGACGGACAGTATCGAGCAGATACGTGAGAAAGTCCAGGAAAATCTTTTCAACATCTATCCGGTTGCCGCCGGAAAGTTTGACGATATCAAAGGTGTTGTTTATTTGAAAGACCTGTTCGGACGTATCGATGAGCCAGATTTCTCTTTGTCCCAGGTGATTCGTCCGGCAGAGTTTATGCCGGAAAACCAGAGTGTGTATAATGCATTGGAACAGTTTAAGCAGGCACGTGTGAAATATGGTATCGTTACGGACGAGTTTGGAGGTATCCAGGGGATTGTTACCCTAAAGGATATTATGGAAGGTCTGATCGGGCAGGTTCCCGATGTGGGTGAAGAGGCCGAGGTTGTCGAGCGGTCTGACGGAACCTGGCTGGTGGACGGACAATACAGCTTCTATGATTTCCTTGAATATTTCGACATGGAAGATTTGTATGCCGAGCATGACTATAATACACTCAGCGGTCTGATCTTGGAGATTTTGGAACGGGTTCCGAAGACCGGTGAGAAATTGAGCTGGCTGAACTTCGAATTCGAGATCGTCGATATGGACGGTGCTCGTATAGATAAGGTTTTGGTCTCTAAGATACCTCAGAAAGAATAA
- a CDS encoding sugar phosphate isomerase/epimerase family protein — translation MINRRNFLRNASLFTLGGLMAGKVGNAVAAQPATSAVFEATAAKNIGLQIYSLGGELYKDVPGGMKKLKKMGYQTIELAGYGKGKIRDIELMDFKKMADDAGIKILSSHVNPPVREYTKENLNTIKEFWKKTADDHAKLGVKYLVQPGQPSTRNVEETKFVCEVFNEAGKIVKAAGIPFGYHNHDMEFAKVVSGGTEMKFGRHNKGEKVYDIFLANTDPSLVFFEMDVYWAVMGQQDPVEYIKKYADRIKVLHIKDRYVLGDSGMMNFEQIFKHFYANGHKDYFVEMEGTGSGHQFEGVKKSADYLLKSSFVK, via the coding sequence ATGATCAATAGAAGAAACTTTTTGAGAAATGCGTCCCTGTTTACGTTGGGGGGCCTGATGGCCGGTAAAGTAGGGAATGCCGTTGCAGCACAGCCTGCGACATCTGCTGTTTTCGAAGCGACGGCAGCTAAGAATATCGGTTTACAAATCTATTCTTTAGGTGGCGAGCTATACAAGGATGTTCCGGGAGGAATGAAGAAACTGAAAAAGATGGGGTATCAGACCATTGAACTTGCCGGTTATGGTAAGGGTAAGATCCGTGATATCGAATTGATGGACTTTAAGAAGATGGCGGATGATGCCGGTATTAAAATCCTGAGTTCGCATGTGAATCCTCCTGTTCGCGAATACACGAAAGAAAATCTGAATACGATAAAGGAATTCTGGAAAAAGACGGCTGATGACCATGCCAAGTTAGGTGTGAAATATCTGGTTCAGCCCGGTCAGCCCAGTACCCGTAACGTGGAAGAAACAAAATTTGTGTGTGAAGTCTTTAACGAAGCCGGAAAGATCGTGAAGGCAGCAGGTATACCGTTCGGTTACCATAACCACGACATGGAGTTTGCCAAGGTAGTTTCCGGTGGCACGGAAATGAAGTTCGGACGCCATAACAAAGGCGAAAAAGTGTATGACATCTTCCTGGCGAATACCGACCCGTCTTTGGTTTTCTTTGAGATGGATGTTTATTGGGCCGTTATGGGCCAGCAGGACCCGGTTGAGTATATCAAGAAATATGCAGATCGTATCAAAGTGCTCCATATCAAAGACCGTTATGTCTTGGGTGATTCCGGTATGATGAATTTCGAGCAGATATTTAAACATTTCTATGCAAATGGCCATAAAGACTATTTCGTAGAAATGGAAGGTACAGGCAGTGGACACCAGTTCGAAGGCGTGAAAAAAAGTGCCGATTATCTGCTGAAATCTTCGTTTGTAAAGTAA
- a CDS encoding potassium channel family protein, which produces MKYLVIGLGNLGRAIAESLTRIGNEVIGVDINPHKIEAVKHTISGAISLDTTDKDALNTLPLNEMDAIFVTFGKDFGTSIQTVALLKNLDVNKLIVRGISPIHEAVIRSIGVAEIITPEDDFAGMYASQALLGELFKQWYRVTNTHHLYKIKAPTTFVGQTLQTIDIEENFGVRLVGIERPKTERNLIGLKQTQYSVIDKITGDLRVEEGDLLILFGKMEVLHRLAEI; this is translated from the coding sequence ATGAAATATTTAGTAATCGGATTAGGAAACCTGGGACGTGCCATCGCCGAAAGCCTGACACGTATCGGAAATGAAGTGATCGGCGTAGATATCAACCCGCACAAGATCGAAGCGGTCAAACACACCATATCCGGAGCAATCAGCCTCGACACGACAGACAAGGACGCCTTGAACACACTACCTCTGAACGAGATGGATGCCATCTTCGTCACCTTCGGCAAAGATTTCGGTACCTCCATACAGACTGTTGCCTTGCTAAAAAACTTAGATGTAAACAAACTGATCGTACGGGGGATTTCTCCCATCCACGAGGCAGTGATCCGCTCGATCGGCGTTGCGGAGATCATTACTCCGGAAGATGATTTTGCCGGTATGTATGCATCCCAAGCTTTACTTGGAGAACTCTTCAAACAATGGTACAGGGTGACGAATACACACCATCTCTACAAGATAAAAGCACCTACCACCTTTGTTGGACAGACCCTACAGACCATAGACATAGAAGAGAATTTCGGAGTGCGCCTTGTCGGTATCGAACGTCCCAAAACAGAACGCAACCTGATCGGATTAAAACAAACCCAATACTCCGTCATCGACAAAATCACCGGAGACCTGAGAGTCGAAGAGGGTGATCTGCTCATCCTCTTCGGCAAGATGGAAGTGTTGCACAGGCTGGCAGAGATCTGA
- a CDS encoding ABC transporter ATP-binding protein, translating into MIKIEGLSKFFRTEEVETIALNNVSLEVKDGEFVAIMGPSGCGKSTLLNILGLLDNPTSGDYYLADKEVGHLKEKERTQVRKGNIGFVFQSFNLIDELNVFENVELPLTYLKVKAGERKQMVNDILKRMNISHRAGHFPQQLSGGQQQRVAIARAVVSNPKIILADEPTGNLDSKNGAEVMQLLTELNREGTTIVMVTHSKHDASFAHRIINLFDGSIVSSVNEFI; encoded by the coding sequence ATGATAAAGATCGAAGGTTTAAGTAAGTTTTTCCGTACGGAAGAGGTAGAGACGATTGCATTGAATAATGTTTCCCTGGAAGTGAAAGATGGCGAATTCGTGGCTATCATGGGGCCTTCCGGATGTGGCAAGTCTACATTGCTGAACATATTAGGATTACTGGATAATCCGACGTCGGGCGACTATTACCTGGCAGACAAGGAAGTCGGGCATCTCAAAGAGAAGGAACGTACGCAGGTTCGCAAAGGCAATATCGGTTTCGTATTCCAGAGTTTCAACCTGATCGACGAACTGAACGTGTTCGAGAACGTGGAACTCCCGCTTACCTATCTCAAAGTAAAAGCCGGCGAACGTAAGCAGATGGTGAACGACATCCTGAAACGGATGAATATCAGTCACCGTGCGGGCCATTTCCCACAGCAGCTTTCCGGAGGTCAGCAACAACGTGTGGCCATTGCCCGCGCCGTCGTTTCGAATCCGAAGATCATCCTCGCCGATGAGCCGACCGGTAACCTGGACTCTAAAAACGGCGCGGAAGTGATGCAATTGCTTACCGAGCTGAACCGGGAAGGTACCACTATCGTCATGGTGACCCACTCCAAGCACGATGCCAGTTTTGCCCACCGGATCATCAACCTGTTCGACGGTAGCATCGTTTCGTCAGTGAACGAGTTCATTTGA
- the pbpC gene encoding penicillin-binding protein 1C — translation MFFLFLIKLLIGTVLYLTGPRTLFPEACSTLLYSSDGQLLGARIAPDGQWRFPPADTLPDKFVTCLLTYEDKRFYQHPGVDPTAIARAMRTNLSRGKIVSGGSTITMQLARIARGNRNRTLYEKMIETGYALLLETACDKHEILNLYASHAPFGGNVVGIETAAWRYFGRSAADLSWAESATLAVLPNSPALIHPGRNRARLKTKRDKLLTVLKEKGILDETEYELSLLEPLPEAPIPLPDEAPHLLERLAADAPGTRITTSVNRMLQRQAQEIVNRYARDYASNHIHNLAALIANAETGEVLAYAGNVTFKADARKGNQVDIITSPRSTGSILKPFLYAAMLHDGQLLPGTLVPDVPLNLNGFSPQNYNKTFYGAVPAHRAIERSLNVPLVRMLSTYNTGRFMSLLKKMGMTTLRFSEEHYGASLILGGAEGTLWDLTGMYASLARTLAHYRIYNGRYNPADIHPLTPFPASPTDPVRSVTDKRLTDKPLLSAASIWFTFEAMSALNRPEEEADWQQFGSMKQVAWKTGTSYGGRDAWAIGTTPRYTVGVWVGNASGEGRPGLTGVGNAAPVLFDLFSLLPGSGWFDMPYDELLPTAVCHLSGHKASAICNRVDTLYMPRSADKTEVCPYHRLVHLSEDGRFRVNSSCESVDRMIAYPWFVLPPSEEYYYRNYHIDYVPLPPVKPGCGEDRNRQIELIYPEPGAILYLPKGFSDKREQFVFKAAHARPDAILYWHLDETYIGETTDHHQISSSASPGKHRLTLIDNQGNRKTISFEVK, via the coding sequence ATGTTTTTTCTATTTCTCATAAAGCTGCTGATAGGAACGGTCCTCTATCTAACCGGTCCCCGGACACTCTTTCCGGAAGCCTGCTCCACCCTGCTCTATTCTTCCGACGGACAGCTGTTAGGGGCACGGATCGCACCTGACGGCCAATGGCGTTTCCCTCCGGCTGACACCCTTCCCGACAAGTTCGTGACTTGCCTGCTGACCTATGAAGACAAACGCTTCTATCAACATCCGGGGGTAGATCCGACCGCCATCGCCCGGGCCATGCGGACCAACCTCAGCCGAGGCAAGATCGTCAGTGGAGGAAGCACGATCACCATGCAGTTAGCACGGATCGCACGGGGTAACCGAAACCGTACCCTGTATGAAAAAATGATCGAAACCGGCTACGCCCTCCTTTTAGAAACAGCCTGTGACAAGCATGAAATCTTGAACCTCTATGCCTCGCACGCCCCGTTCGGAGGGAACGTCGTTGGCATCGAGACAGCAGCCTGGCGTTATTTCGGGCGAAGCGCCGCCGACCTCTCGTGGGCCGAAAGTGCCACACTTGCCGTCCTGCCCAACTCGCCCGCCCTGATCCATCCCGGACGCAACCGGGCACGGCTGAAAACCAAACGCGACAAGCTCCTGACCGTTTTAAAAGAAAAAGGGATATTGGACGAAACCGAATACGAACTATCACTCCTCGAACCCCTTCCCGAAGCGCCTATTCCTCTGCCCGACGAAGCACCCCACCTGCTCGAACGGTTGGCGGCCGACGCTCCGGGAACACGTATCACGACCTCTGTCAACCGGATGTTGCAACGGCAGGCACAAGAGATCGTGAACCGCTACGCTCGAGACTACGCCTCCAACCACATCCATAACCTGGCCGCCCTTATCGCCAATGCCGAAACGGGCGAAGTGCTTGCTTATGCGGGAAACGTCACCTTCAAGGCCGATGCCCGCAAAGGGAACCAAGTCGACATCATCACTTCACCACGTAGCACGGGCAGCATCCTGAAACCCTTTCTCTATGCTGCCATGCTGCACGACGGACAACTGCTCCCCGGTACGCTCGTCCCGGACGTGCCCCTGAACCTGAACGGTTTCTCCCCGCAAAATTACAACAAGACTTTCTACGGGGCGGTCCCGGCGCACCGGGCGATTGAACGTTCGCTCAACGTTCCGCTGGTAAGGATGCTTTCGACCTACAATACGGGGCGGTTCATGTCACTGCTTAAAAAGATGGGAATGACTACGCTACGCTTTTCCGAAGAACATTACGGGGCTTCATTAATCTTAGGAGGTGCGGAAGGGACATTATGGGACCTCACCGGCATGTATGCTTCCTTGGCACGTACACTCGCACATTACCGGATTTACAACGGGCGATATAACCCGGCGGATATTCATCCGCTCACCCCTTTTCCGGCCTCTCCGACCGATCCGGTCCGATCCGTCACGGACAAAAGGCTTACGGACAAGCCACTCCTTTCCGCCGCTTCCATCTGGTTCACTTTCGAAGCGATGTCGGCGCTGAACCGCCCCGAAGAGGAAGCAGACTGGCAACAGTTCGGTTCCATGAAGCAAGTGGCCTGGAAAACAGGGACGAGCTATGGCGGACGAGACGCCTGGGCGATCGGGACGACTCCTCGCTATACGGTGGGTGTATGGGTGGGAAACGCTTCAGGAGAAGGCCGGCCGGGACTGACTGGTGTAGGAAATGCCGCTCCCGTCCTGTTCGACTTGTTCTCTCTTCTTCCGGGGAGCGGCTGGTTCGACATGCCTTACGACGAACTTCTCCCGACGGCAGTCTGCCACCTCAGCGGACACAAGGCCTCCGCGATCTGCAACCGGGTAGACACGCTCTATATGCCTCGCTCTGCCGACAAAACGGAAGTCTGCCCCTACCACCGGCTTGTCCATCTTTCAGAGGACGGCCGTTTCCGGGTGAACAGTTCATGCGAGTCGGTCGACCGGATGATCGCATATCCGTGGTTCGTACTGCCTCCTTCCGAAGAATATTATTACCGGAACTATCATATCGACTACGTGCCCCTACCACCTGTGAAACCGGGATGCGGAGAGGACCGGAACCGGCAAATCGAACTGATCTATCCGGAACCGGGCGCTATCCTCTACCTCCCGAAAGGTTTCTCCGACAAACGGGAGCAATTCGTGTTCAAAGCCGCCCATGCCCGCCCGGATGCCATCCTTTATTGGCATCTCGACGAAACC
- a CDS encoding ABC transporter permease, with protein sequence MKTILRNFFSVLRRFKAASVLNVLGLSIAFVAFMLIMMQVNYDYTFDCSHRNADAIFRVDIVHGSKGSQAIICRPFARAFTESSPHIKGGCLLNAWVGSPFFYVEQNGQRTGYRENAWEVTPGLLDVIHFDMLEGTAQALDEPGSVILPESMAKKIFGNETAVGKQLIAPNVEMNAQIIKGVYKDFPRNSALQNVIYVAMNPKENYDNWGNWNYFFFVRLDDPANKENVLDNFKSNFNAKEAFGNEFEWGGEESFDLRLTSLPDVHFLNNVDFDSMPKASRQTLLVLFSIAFVIIIIAGINFTNFSTALTPMRIKSINTQKVLGSSDRMLRGSLLVEAVGVSTFAYLLSLLFLYVIPKTPVASLVDADISFGAQPMIIAGTAVIAVIVGVLAGLYPSYYVTSFPPALVLKGSFGLSLAGRRMRSVLVGIQFVASFILIIGSLFMYLQNRYMQNAPLGYDKEEMIIVHLNNKINKDRDAFTNQLKSFSGVEDVTYSQFLLSSQDQYMGWGRDYNGKNINFQCLPVSSSFLKVMGIEVKEGRDFRPEDDQKETGCYIFNEKAKAQLELKLNEQIDGDEIIGFIPDIKFASFRQEVTPMAFYLWGKYQWGQEGNYYNAAYVKFKAGSDLRAGMEHVRESLKKFDSEFPFVIRFYDEVLQHTYEKELKIGSLITLFSLVAIFISIVGVFGLVVFESEYKRKEIAVRKVLGSTTGEVLYMFNVSYFWILLICFVLGAPVAWYGVHRWLENFAYRTPMYWWVLPLAFLAIGMITFLTVTYQNWHVANENPVKNIKSE encoded by the coding sequence ATGAAAACGATTTTGCGGAATTTCTTTAGTGTGCTCCGTCGGTTTAAGGCAGCTTCAGTTTTGAATGTACTGGGGTTGAGCATTGCATTTGTGGCGTTTATGCTCATTATGATGCAGGTGAATTACGATTATACGTTCGACTGCAGCCATCGGAATGCCGATGCTATCTTCCGGGTAGATATCGTACATGGAAGCAAAGGATCGCAGGCTATTATCTGCCGTCCGTTCGCACGGGCATTTACCGAATCGTCTCCCCATATAAAAGGCGGATGTCTTTTGAACGCCTGGGTGGGTAGCCCTTTCTTCTATGTCGAACAGAACGGGCAGCGGACGGGCTATCGGGAAAATGCTTGGGAGGTGACTCCCGGCCTTTTGGACGTGATCCATTTTGATATGCTTGAAGGGACCGCCCAAGCTTTGGACGAACCGGGTAGCGTGATTCTTCCGGAAAGTATGGCAAAGAAAATTTTCGGGAATGAAACGGCTGTCGGCAAACAACTTATTGCTCCCAACGTTGAGATGAATGCACAAATCATAAAAGGCGTATATAAGGATTTTCCACGTAATTCGGCTTTACAAAATGTAATATATGTGGCTATGAATCCGAAGGAAAACTATGATAACTGGGGAAACTGGAATTATTTTTTCTTCGTCCGTCTCGATGATCCGGCCAATAAGGAGAATGTCCTGGATAATTTCAAAAGTAATTTTAATGCAAAAGAAGCTTTTGGCAATGAGTTTGAATGGGGAGGTGAGGAGAGTTTCGACCTTCGCCTGACCTCTTTGCCTGATGTCCATTTCTTGAATAACGTGGATTTCGATTCGATGCCGAAAGCGAGTCGCCAGACGTTGCTTGTACTTTTCTCCATCGCTTTTGTCATCATTATTATCGCTGGTATCAATTTTACCAATTTCAGCACGGCATTGACTCCTATGCGTATCAAGAGTATCAATACGCAGAAGGTGTTGGGTAGTTCCGATCGTATGTTGCGTGGAAGCTTGTTGGTGGAGGCGGTTGGCGTCAGTACGTTTGCTTATCTGCTTTCCCTTCTTTTCTTATATGTAATACCAAAAACACCGGTTGCTTCCCTGGTGGATGCTGACATCTCGTTCGGGGCTCAGCCGATGATCATAGCCGGCACAGCTGTGATCGCTGTGATCGTAGGTGTATTGGCCGGCCTTTATCCTTCCTATTATGTCACCTCTTTCCCTCCGGCATTGGTGTTGAAAGGGAGCTTCGGTCTCTCGCTTGCCGGACGCCGGATGAGAAGCGTGTTAGTGGGAATCCAGTTTGTGGCTTCTTTCATTTTGATTATCGGTTCTTTGTTCATGTACTTGCAAAACCGGTATATGCAAAATGCGCCGTTAGGCTACGACAAGGAAGAAATGATTATCGTACATTTGAACAATAAGATCAATAAAGACCGGGACGCTTTCACGAACCAGTTGAAATCGTTCTCCGGCGTGGAGGACGTGACCTATTCCCAATTCCTGCTTTCGAGCCAGGATCAATATATGGGATGGGGGCGTGACTATAATGGAAAGAATATAAACTTCCAGTGTCTTCCTGTTTCTTCTTCTTTCCTGAAAGTGATGGGTATAGAGGTCAAGGAAGGCCGTGATTTCCGTCCGGAAGATGATCAGAAGGAGACGGGTTGCTATATATTCAACGAAAAAGCAAAAGCTCAGTTAGAATTGAAGTTGAACGAACAGATCGACGGTGACGAGATCATCGGTTTTATCCCGGATATCAAGTTTGCCTCTTTCCGTCAGGAGGTCACTCCGATGGCTTTCTATCTTTGGGGGAAATATCAATGGGGACAGGAAGGCAATTATTATAATGCCGCCTATGTGAAGTTTAAGGCTGGAAGTGATCTTCGTGCTGGGATGGAGCACGTACGCGAATCGCTGAAAAAGTTCGATTCGGAGTTTCCTTTTGTGATCCGTTTCTATGACGAAGTTTTGCAGCATACTTACGAAAAGGAATTGAAGATCGGCTCTTTGATCACGTTGTTCAGCCTTGTCGCCATCTTTATCTCTATTGTGGGAGTGTTCGGCCTGGTTGTGTTCGAGAGCGAATACAAGAGGAAAGAGATCGCCGTGCGCAAGGTGTTGGGATCGACAACGGGAGAGGTCTTGTATATGTTTAATGTGAGCTACTTCTGGATTTTGTTGATATGTTTTGTTCTTGGAGCTCCGGTCGCCTGGTACGGAGTTCACCGTTGGTTGGAGAATTTCGCCTACCGTACGCCGATGTATTGGTGGGTATTGCCGTTGGCATTCCTCGCCATAGGCATGATCACGTTTCTGACGGTGACATACCAGAACTGGCATGTTGCGAACGAAAATCCGGTAAAAAACATAAAATCAGAATAA